One segment of Cellulomonas fulva DNA contains the following:
- a CDS encoding LLM class F420-dependent oxidoreductase produces MRLGYSLGYWSAGPPPGALETVLAAERLGFDSVWTSEAYGSDAFTPLAWWGSRTTSVRLGTAIAQISARTPTATAMAALTLDHLSGGRFVLGLGASGPQVVEGWYGAPYPRPLARTREFVAVVRQVLAREAPVTYDGAFYRLPLPSDEGAGLGKALRPTVHPLRADLPIHLAAEGPRNVALAAEVADGWLPMFYSPRMDGEYRSLLAEGFAARTDGRGTEGFEVVCPVPVVLGDSQESAADQVRPFVALYAGGMGAKGANFHRNVLDRLGYTEVCDEIQAHYLAGDKERAAAAVPLELVRDVALVGTPDDVRAQLPAWRATAITTLVVQGDPRTLPAVAEVLREDG; encoded by the coding sequence ATGCGGCTGGGCTACTCGTTGGGGTACTGGTCCGCGGGGCCTCCGCCAGGCGCCCTCGAGACGGTGCTCGCCGCCGAGCGGCTTGGCTTCGACTCGGTGTGGACGTCCGAGGCGTACGGCTCGGACGCGTTCACCCCGCTCGCCTGGTGGGGCTCGCGCACGACGAGCGTGCGGCTGGGCACGGCGATCGCGCAGATCTCCGCGCGCACGCCCACCGCGACGGCGATGGCGGCGCTGACGCTCGACCACCTGTCCGGGGGCCGGTTCGTCCTGGGCCTGGGCGCGTCCGGGCCGCAGGTCGTCGAGGGCTGGTACGGCGCGCCCTACCCGCGGCCGCTGGCCCGCACGCGCGAGTTCGTCGCGGTGGTCCGCCAGGTGCTCGCCCGCGAGGCGCCCGTGACGTACGACGGCGCCTTCTACCGCCTCCCCCTGCCGTCCGACGAGGGCGCCGGGCTCGGCAAGGCGCTCAGGCCGACGGTGCACCCGCTGCGTGCGGACCTGCCGATCCACCTGGCCGCCGAGGGCCCGCGCAACGTCGCCCTCGCCGCGGAGGTCGCCGACGGCTGGCTGCCGATGTTCTACTCCCCGCGGATGGACGGCGAGTACCGCTCGCTGCTCGCCGAGGGCTTCGCGGCCCGCACCGACGGGCGCGGCACCGAGGGCTTCGAGGTCGTGTGCCCCGTGCCCGTGGTCCTCGGCGACAGCCAGGAGTCCGCCGCCGACCAGGTGCGCCCCTTCGTCGCGCTGTACGCCGGAGGCATGGGCGCCAAGGGCGCGAACTTCCACCGCAACGTGCTCGACCGGCTGGGGTACACGGAGGTGTGCGACGAGATCCAGGCGCACTACCTGGCCGGGGACAAGGAACGGGCCGCCGCCGCCGTGCCGCTCGAGCTCGTGCGGGACGTCGCGCTCGTCGGGACGCCCGACGACGTGCGGGCCCAGCTGCCCGCGTGGCGCGCGACCGCGATCACGACGCTCGTCGTGCAGGGCGACCCGCGGACCCTGCCCGCCGTGGCCGAGGTGCTGCGCGAGGACGGCTGA
- the cysK gene encoding cysteine synthase A: MARIYDDATALIGNTPLVRINKITDGAPATVVGKLEFYNPANSVKDRIGVAIIDAAEESGDLKPGGTIVEATSGNTGIALAFVGAARGYKVVLTMPESMSKERRALLRAFGAELILTPAGEGMKGAVNRANEVAAEREGAILARQFANEANPAIHRRTTAEEIWADTDGKIDILVAGIGTGGTITGVGQVLKERKPDVKIVAVEPAESPILNGGQPGPHKIQGLGANFVPEILDTTVYDEVIDVDAETAVTYARRAAAEEGLLVGISSGAALYAAKQLAERPENAGKLIVAVIPSFGERYLSTVLYADLLD; the protein is encoded by the coding sequence ACGCCGCTGGTCCGCATCAACAAGATCACCGACGGCGCCCCCGCCACGGTCGTCGGCAAGCTCGAGTTCTACAACCCCGCCAACTCGGTCAAGGACCGCATCGGCGTCGCGATCATCGACGCGGCCGAGGAGTCCGGGGACCTCAAGCCCGGCGGCACGATCGTCGAGGCGACGTCGGGCAACACCGGCATCGCGCTCGCGTTCGTCGGCGCCGCGCGCGGCTACAAGGTCGTGCTGACCATGCCCGAGTCGATGTCCAAGGAGCGGCGTGCGCTGCTGCGGGCGTTCGGCGCCGAGCTCATCCTCACCCCCGCGGGCGAGGGCATGAAGGGTGCCGTCAACCGCGCCAACGAGGTCGCCGCCGAGCGTGAGGGCGCGATCCTGGCCCGCCAGTTCGCCAACGAGGCCAACCCGGCGATCCACCGCCGCACGACGGCCGAGGAGATCTGGGCGGACACCGACGGCAAGATCGACATCCTCGTCGCGGGCATCGGCACGGGCGGCACCATCACGGGCGTCGGCCAGGTGCTCAAGGAGCGCAAGCCCGACGTCAAGATCGTCGCGGTCGAGCCGGCCGAGTCCCCGATCCTCAACGGCGGCCAGCCCGGCCCGCACAAGATCCAGGGTCTCGGGGCCAACTTCGTCCCCGAGATCCTCGACACCACGGTGTACGACGAGGTCATCGACGTGGACGCCGAGACGGCCGTGACGTACGCGCGCCGCGCCGCCGCCGAGGAGGGCCTGCTCGTCGGGATCTCCTCCGGCGCCGCGCTGTACGCAGCCAAGCAGCTCGCCGAGCGCCCCGAGAACGCGGGCAAGCTGATCGTCGCGGTCATCCCGTCCTTCGGCGAGCGCTACCTGTCGACGGTGCTCTACGCCGACCTGCTCGACTGA
- a CDS encoding NUDIX hydrolase, whose protein sequence is MGSQRVVRVAAYGVLARPGPAGPEVLLVRASIRSDVPGTWWLPGGGVEFGESPERAVVREVAEETGLTARVVGAPVVVSDVMDVRGKGVVVHSVRLCYPLELVGGAQRPEVDGTSDDLAWVALAEVGALPTLPFVPRALHGLGPELVGGTELVGAFLPDGAPPPDEDTVLVVEAGRVRVEARSAPGDAPPQP, encoded by the coding sequence GTGGGGTCGCAGCGGGTCGTCCGGGTTGCTGCGTACGGCGTGCTGGCCCGGCCCGGCCCGGCGGGGCCCGAGGTGCTGCTCGTGCGCGCGAGCATCCGCTCCGACGTCCCGGGCACCTGGTGGCTGCCGGGCGGCGGGGTCGAGTTCGGGGAGAGCCCGGAGCGCGCCGTCGTCCGCGAGGTCGCGGAGGAGACCGGGCTCACCGCGCGCGTCGTCGGCGCGCCCGTCGTCGTCTCCGACGTCATGGACGTCCGGGGCAAGGGCGTCGTCGTCCACTCGGTCCGTCTCTGCTACCCGCTCGAGCTCGTCGGGGGAGCGCAGCGGCCGGAGGTCGACGGCACGTCCGACGACCTGGCGTGGGTCGCGCTCGCTGAGGTCGGCGCCCTGCCGACGCTGCCGTTCGTGCCGCGGGCCCTGCACGGGCTCGGCCCCGAGCTGGTCGGCGGTACCGAGCTGGTCGGCGCGTTCCTGCCGGATGGCGCTCCGCCGCCCGACGAGGACACGGTTCTCGTCGTCGAGGCGGGACGGGTGCGCGTCGAGGCGCGGTCGGCGCCGGGCGACGCGCCGCCTCAGCCGTGA
- a CDS encoding GNAT family N-acetyltransferase has product MTPLPDGYRVVAVPRERKPELLAVDHLAFAYEPDAATSEIVPDQLEWDRTVAVERPDGTLAAVHASYDFDLPVPGGEVACAGLTWVGVRPDERRRGLLTAMMDAHFTRSLERGEPVSALTAAEMAIYGRFGYGCASDDVRLKVPRGARLRDVPGSDALTVRIATADPDEHTELVHALHTAAGAGRPGWVLRSSDALRRGRVVDPPAWRDGGEPLRIVTVHDEAGEPRAYALLRRKETWAETGARYPVMVREAVAADAAAAHRLWSFVLDMDLTHEVSVRGLAPDDALLSLLLDSRSAVPQIGDNVWVRLLDVPRALTARRYAAPVDVVLKVTDDRLPANARRWRLTTGEADGAGLAAEVTPSDDEPDLRLDVRELGGAYLGGRSLAAYARAGLVTELTPGALLRTATAFSWPLAPVCSWVF; this is encoded by the coding sequence ATGACTCCTCTCCCGGACGGGTACCGCGTCGTCGCCGTGCCCCGCGAGCGCAAGCCCGAGCTGCTGGCCGTCGACCACCTCGCGTTCGCGTACGAGCCCGACGCCGCGACGAGCGAGATCGTCCCCGACCAGCTCGAGTGGGACCGCACGGTCGCCGTCGAGCGACCCGACGGCACGCTCGCCGCCGTGCACGCGTCGTACGACTTCGACCTGCCCGTGCCGGGCGGCGAGGTGGCCTGCGCAGGCCTCACCTGGGTGGGGGTCCGGCCCGACGAGCGACGTCGCGGGCTGCTCACGGCCATGATGGACGCCCACTTCACGCGGTCGCTCGAGCGCGGCGAGCCGGTCTCGGCGCTGACCGCCGCGGAGATGGCGATCTACGGCCGCTTCGGCTACGGCTGCGCGTCCGACGACGTCCGGCTCAAGGTCCCGCGCGGCGCACGGCTCCGGGACGTCCCCGGCAGCGACGCCCTGACGGTCCGGATCGCGACGGCGGACCCCGACGAGCACACCGAGCTGGTCCACGCGCTGCACACCGCCGCGGGAGCGGGGCGGCCCGGGTGGGTGCTGCGGTCGAGCGACGCGCTGCGCCGCGGCCGCGTGGTCGACCCGCCCGCGTGGCGCGACGGCGGGGAGCCGCTGCGGATCGTCACGGTGCACGACGAGGCCGGCGAGCCGCGCGCGTACGCGCTGCTGCGCCGCAAGGAGACGTGGGCGGAGACCGGCGCGCGCTACCCCGTCATGGTGCGCGAGGCCGTCGCGGCCGACGCGGCGGCGGCGCACCGGCTGTGGTCGTTCGTGCTGGACATGGACCTCACGCACGAGGTCTCGGTGCGCGGGCTGGCACCGGACGACGCCCTGCTCTCGCTCCTGCTCGACTCGCGCTCCGCCGTCCCGCAGATCGGCGACAACGTCTGGGTGCGCCTGCTGGACGTGCCGCGCGCGCTGACCGCCCGGCGCTACGCCGCGCCCGTCGACGTCGTCCTCAAGGTGACGGACGACCGCCTGCCGGCCAACGCGCGCCGCTGGCGGCTGACCACGGGCGAGGCCGACGGCGCCGGCCTGGCCGCCGAGGTCACGCCGTCCGACGACGAGCCCGACCTGCGCCTCGACGTGCGCGAGCTCGGCGGCGCGTACCTGGGCGGCCGCTCGCTCGCCGCCTACGCCCGCGCCGGCCTGGTCACCGAGCTCACGCCCGGGGCCCTGCTGCGGACCGCCACGGCCTTCTCGTGGCCGCTCGCGCCGGTGTGCAGCTGGGTGTTCTAG
- a CDS encoding MGMT family protein, which translates to MDETYLEAVLDLVASIPAGRAMTYGTVAEVVAERFVAAGEPARGGPRQVGQVMARAGSGVPWWRVVNASGAPPARHLARALVELRGEGTPLVPDGTRVALRRAIWFPDDDA; encoded by the coding sequence GTGGACGAGACGTACCTGGAGGCCGTGCTCGACCTGGTCGCGAGCATCCCCGCGGGCCGGGCGATGACGTACGGGACGGTGGCGGAGGTCGTCGCGGAGCGGTTCGTCGCGGCCGGCGAGCCCGCCCGCGGCGGTCCGCGGCAGGTGGGGCAGGTGATGGCGCGGGCCGGCTCGGGGGTGCCGTGGTGGCGCGTCGTCAACGCGTCGGGGGCGCCGCCCGCGCGGCACCTGGCGCGCGCGCTCGTCGAGCTGCGGGGCGAGGGCACGCCGCTGGTGCCCGACGGGACGCGGGTCGCGCTGCGCCGGGCGATCTGGTTCCCGGACGACGACGCCTGA
- the epsC gene encoding serine O-acetyltransferase EpsC has product MPPLRHFAATFREDLEAARRRDPAARSLLEVALAYPGVHAVWTYRVAHAMWREPGLRLPARLLSQLVRALTGIEIHPGARLGRRLFIDHGMGVVIGETAEVGDDVVLFHGSTLGGKSMRHGKRHPTLGDHVVVGAGAKILGPVWIGDGVQVGANAVVIHDVPAGAIAVGVPAQIRRRSVAAPFDAEVDDPAIYI; this is encoded by the coding sequence ATGCCCCCGCTGCGCCACTTCGCCGCCACCTTCCGCGAGGACCTCGAGGCCGCGCGCCGCCGCGACCCCGCGGCACGCTCGCTGCTCGAGGTCGCGCTCGCGTACCCCGGCGTGCACGCGGTGTGGACCTACCGGGTCGCCCACGCGATGTGGCGCGAGCCCGGGCTGCGCCTGCCCGCGCGCCTGCTCTCGCAGCTGGTCCGCGCGCTGACCGGCATCGAGATCCACCCCGGCGCACGTCTGGGGCGGCGTCTGTTCATCGACCACGGCATGGGCGTCGTGATCGGCGAGACGGCCGAGGTCGGCGACGACGTGGTGCTGTTCCACGGGTCGACGCTCGGCGGCAAGTCGATGCGCCACGGGAAGCGCCACCCCACGCTCGGCGACCACGTCGTGGTCGGTGCGGGCGCCAAGATCCTCGGTCCGGTGTGGATCGGCGACGGTGTGCAGGTGGGCGCCAACGCGGTGGTCATCCACGACGTGCCCGCCGGTGCGATCGCGGTCGGCGTGCCCGCCCAGATCCGCCGGCGCAGCGTCGCCGCTCCCTTCGACGCCGAGGTCGACGACCCCGCGATCTACATCTGA